CCGCGTCGTTTCCAATGGCGATGATGGCCGACGGTTCCAGAAGCCGGACCAGTTGCTCGAGCAGGAACTGACCGGAGCGGCGTTCCACGGCGATATGCGATCGATTGCTGAAGGGAATGTCCGGCTGGTGGGGATGGAAGGGAAAGACGTTCCAGAGGAAGACCGGCGCCCCGATGCGGGACAAAATGTTCCACACGACACAGGCGGAGCGTTCCCAGACCACGGCGCCCCGCGTCGGACGCCGCAACGTCAGCCCCCACCTGAGGGCGTGTTCGTCCAGATGCTCGTCATCGGTGAAAGCCAGGCCTGTGCGCCGGCCGCCGCGGTAACTGTAGTCGCGGCCGATCCACAGGGCGTCCACGGACT
This Gemmatimonadota bacterium DNA region includes the following protein-coding sequences:
- a CDS encoding uracil-DNA glycosylase, with the protein product MTPSSFVKYLQQLEFDHVFNPYTDRCPVHDRADAPERRSANLLSVLESAAGQSVDALWIGRDYSYRGGRRTGLAFTDDEHLDEHALRWGLTLRRPTRGAVVWERSACVVWNILSRIGAPVFLWNVFPFHPHQPDIPFSNRSHIAVERRSGQFLLEQLVRLLEPSAIIAIGNDAEKAARRFAGPAEVVKVRHPSYGGQTEFLAGMEAYYGLR